From a single Hippoglossus stenolepis isolate QCI-W04-F060 chromosome 2, HSTE1.2, whole genome shotgun sequence genomic region:
- the LOC118124463 gene encoding protein GPR108 isoform X1, producing the protein MAAARRGCAVAGLLLLLLLAGCNARIHRLTLRNESRSAVDLNNFGFFANGTLDVNLISLRLPTDQLVNYSTHPVGFTLSRSRVNGVLSYTAEETERCPLTTEELPNNEEPLIIFLINIHTLSVTVKAIGEQDNILTARLKSPEPKDQRKTRQAPEPAVPAMNPDVPAMNPDVPAMNPDETAKKPDETAKKPDETAKKPDDKTSQDKMDKPVDQEKEEQTDLKAPEEAPKEEETGINLGKTKLLTLALDKINGSYNFSFHMVIGPLAQGLYSLKFHYCQNKIPGIKLPYSFTVEVKEKNPSGYLSAAEIPLSRLYICMAGVFFTAAMVWVYTLMKHRYSVFKIHWLMAALAFTKSTSLVFHSINYHFINTEGHPIEGWAVMYYITHLLKGALLFITLALIGTGWAFVKYILSDKEKKIFMIVIPLQVLANVAYIIIESTEEGSSEYYLWKEILFLVDLICCGAILFPVVWSIRHLQEASSIDGKAAMNLEKLKLFRHYYVMIVCYIYFTRIIAILLKVTMPFQWQWCYEFLVEVSTLIFFVLTGYKFRPASNNPYLQLPQDEEDNEMDEVVTESGALEGISKVKKTSNGRERQRESTL; encoded by the exons ATGGCCGCGGCCCGGAGAGGATGTGCGGTGGCCgggcttctcctcctgctgctgctggctggaTGCAACGCGAGGATACACAGGCTCACCCTCCGG AATGAAAGTCGTTCCGCTGTCGACCTCAACAACTTCGGCTTCTTTGCCAACGGGACTCTGGACGTGAACCTGATTTCCCTGCGCCTCCCCACCGACCAGCTGGTGAACTACAGCACCCACCCg GTGGGTTTCACCCTCTCCAGGTCCCGTGTGAATGGAGTCCTGTCCTACACA gcagaggagacagagagatgcCCGCTCACTACAGAAGAGTTGCCCAATAATGAGGAGCCTCTTATTATTTTCCTCATCAATATCCACACCCTCAG tgtcACAGTGAAAGCTATAGGTGAACAAGACAACATCTTGACAGCCAGGCTAAAGTCTCCTGAGCCTAAAG ATCAGAGGAAGACCAGGCAGGCTCCTGAACCAGCTGTACCTGCAATGAATCCAGATGTACCTGCAATGAATCCAGATGTACCTGCAATGAATCCAGATGAAACTGCAAAGAAACCAGATGAAACTGCAAAGAAACCAGATGAAACTGCAAAGAAGCCAGATGACAAGACATCTCAGGACAAAATGGACAAGCCTGTGGatcaggagaaggaggagcagaCCGACTTGAAAGCACCAGAAGAAGCtccaaaagaggaggaaactggAATCAAT ctggGGAAGACCAAGCTACTGACTTTAGCTTTGGACAAAATCAACGGCTCCTATAACTTCAGT tTCCACATGGTGATTGGCCCGCTGGCGCAGGGGCTCTACAGCCTCAAATTCCACTACTGCCAGAACAAGATACCTGGGATTAAACTGCCCTACTCATTCACT GTggaagtgaaggagaagaacCCCAGCGGCTACCTGTCGGCAGCAGAAATCCCCCTGTCCCGTCTGTACATCTGTATGGCTGGAGTGTTCTTCACCGCTGCCATGGTCTGGGTGTACACACTCATGAAGCACAG GTACAGCGTGTTTAAGATACACTGGCTGATGGCAGCACTGGCCTTCACCAAGTCCACGTCATTGGTTTTCCACAGT ATCAACTATCACTTCATCAACACTGAGGGGCATCCAATCGAAGGCTGGGCTGTCATGTATTACATCACACACCT GCTCAAAGGggctctcctcttcatcacactgGCACTGATCGGCACCGGCTGGGCCTTCGTGAAATACATCCTGTCCgacaaggagaagaagatcTTCATGATCGTCATCCCCCTGCAG GTTCTGGCTAACGTTGCCTACATCATCATCGAGTCGACAGAGGAAGGCTCCAGTGAATACTACCTGTGGAAGGAGATCCTCTTTCTTGTTGACCTCATCTGCTGTGGAGCCATTCTCTTCCCCGTTgtctg GTCGATCCGTCATCTCCAGGAAGCTTCTAGCATCGACGGCAAAG CTGCCATGAATTTGGAGAAGCTCAAGCTCTTCCGGCATTACTATGTGATG ATCGTGTGTTACATCTACTTTACGAGGATCATAGCGATTCTGCTCAAGGTCACCATGCCTTTCCAGTGGCAGTGGTGCTACGAG TTTCTGGTAGAAGTGTCCACTCTGATCTTTTTCGTGTTGACGGGCTACAAGTTCCGACCGGCATCCAACAACCCGTACCTCCAGCTTCCCCAGGACGAGGAGGACAACGAGATGGATGAAGT AGTGACTGAGTCTGGGGCTCTGGAGGGGATTTCCAAAGTGAAGAAGACGTCGAACGGGCGCGAACGCCAGAGAGAGTCCACCTTGTGA
- the LOC118124463 gene encoding protein GPR108 isoform X2 gives MAAARRGCAVAGLLLLLLLAGCNARIHRLTLRNESRSAVDLNNFGFFANGTLDVNLISLRLPTDQLVNYSTHPVGFTLSRSRVNGVLSYTAEETERCPLTTEELPNNEEPLIIFLINIHTLSVTVKAIGEQDNILTARLKSPEPKDQRKTRQAPEPAVPAMNPDVPAMNPDVPAMNPDETAKKPDETAKKPDETAKKPDDKTSQDKMDKPVDQEKEEQTDLKAPEEAPKEEETGINLGKTKLLTLALDKINGSYNFSFHMVIGPLAQGLYSLKFHYCQNKIPGIKLPYSFTVEVKEKNPSGYLSAAEIPLSRLYICMAGVFFTAAMVWVYTLMKHRYSVFKIHWLMAALAFTKSTSLVFHSINYHFINTEGHPIEGWAVMYYITHLLKGALLFITLALIGTGWAFVKYILSDKEKKIFMIVIPLQVLANVAYIIIESTEEGSSEYYLWKEILFLVDLICCGAILFPVVWSIRHLQEASSIDGKAAMNLEKLKLFRHYYVMIVCYIYFTRIIAILLKVTMPFQWQWCYEFLVEVSTLIFFVLTGYKFRPASNNPYLQLPQDEEDNEMDEVKPANTNEP, from the exons ATGGCCGCGGCCCGGAGAGGATGTGCGGTGGCCgggcttctcctcctgctgctgctggctggaTGCAACGCGAGGATACACAGGCTCACCCTCCGG AATGAAAGTCGTTCCGCTGTCGACCTCAACAACTTCGGCTTCTTTGCCAACGGGACTCTGGACGTGAACCTGATTTCCCTGCGCCTCCCCACCGACCAGCTGGTGAACTACAGCACCCACCCg GTGGGTTTCACCCTCTCCAGGTCCCGTGTGAATGGAGTCCTGTCCTACACA gcagaggagacagagagatgcCCGCTCACTACAGAAGAGTTGCCCAATAATGAGGAGCCTCTTATTATTTTCCTCATCAATATCCACACCCTCAG tgtcACAGTGAAAGCTATAGGTGAACAAGACAACATCTTGACAGCCAGGCTAAAGTCTCCTGAGCCTAAAG ATCAGAGGAAGACCAGGCAGGCTCCTGAACCAGCTGTACCTGCAATGAATCCAGATGTACCTGCAATGAATCCAGATGTACCTGCAATGAATCCAGATGAAACTGCAAAGAAACCAGATGAAACTGCAAAGAAACCAGATGAAACTGCAAAGAAGCCAGATGACAAGACATCTCAGGACAAAATGGACAAGCCTGTGGatcaggagaaggaggagcagaCCGACTTGAAAGCACCAGAAGAAGCtccaaaagaggaggaaactggAATCAAT ctggGGAAGACCAAGCTACTGACTTTAGCTTTGGACAAAATCAACGGCTCCTATAACTTCAGT tTCCACATGGTGATTGGCCCGCTGGCGCAGGGGCTCTACAGCCTCAAATTCCACTACTGCCAGAACAAGATACCTGGGATTAAACTGCCCTACTCATTCACT GTggaagtgaaggagaagaacCCCAGCGGCTACCTGTCGGCAGCAGAAATCCCCCTGTCCCGTCTGTACATCTGTATGGCTGGAGTGTTCTTCACCGCTGCCATGGTCTGGGTGTACACACTCATGAAGCACAG GTACAGCGTGTTTAAGATACACTGGCTGATGGCAGCACTGGCCTTCACCAAGTCCACGTCATTGGTTTTCCACAGT ATCAACTATCACTTCATCAACACTGAGGGGCATCCAATCGAAGGCTGGGCTGTCATGTATTACATCACACACCT GCTCAAAGGggctctcctcttcatcacactgGCACTGATCGGCACCGGCTGGGCCTTCGTGAAATACATCCTGTCCgacaaggagaagaagatcTTCATGATCGTCATCCCCCTGCAG GTTCTGGCTAACGTTGCCTACATCATCATCGAGTCGACAGAGGAAGGCTCCAGTGAATACTACCTGTGGAAGGAGATCCTCTTTCTTGTTGACCTCATCTGCTGTGGAGCCATTCTCTTCCCCGTTgtctg GTCGATCCGTCATCTCCAGGAAGCTTCTAGCATCGACGGCAAAG CTGCCATGAATTTGGAGAAGCTCAAGCTCTTCCGGCATTACTATGTGATG ATCGTGTGTTACATCTACTTTACGAGGATCATAGCGATTCTGCTCAAGGTCACCATGCCTTTCCAGTGGCAGTGGTGCTACGAG TTTCTGGTAGAAGTGTCCACTCTGATCTTTTTCGTGTTGACGGGCTACAAGTTCCGACCGGCATCCAACAACCCGTACCTCCAGCTTCCCCAGGACGAGGAGGACAACGAGATGGATGAAGT AAAACCAGCAAACACAAATGAACCGTGA
- the LOC118124502 gene encoding hemicentin-1, translating to MFASARPITLLLLLHLLGSVTSLSIQTPAPPIPSQVSPPSPVPSDVPSFPSSVSVPPSTPPSISSGGESATTARCPLTTSPSTVVVRFADPFTVNCSIPVMGFPVLGWEFELGTTAMPIPEATQGRFLVWSVDRMTEWSIKPMCFALLEQGQCHIDLPVIVYKPPDFVSISVADHSGPMLEGREYTLQCEVQDVAPVGRLAVTFYKGQSALRQLQSNNTKKEPVTEVFTLDIIPSKEDNGAQYWCEAKLELGPDGPQHPPVVTSEKLNATILFGPNLVCPPKLQVREGESLACEVRGNPQPSVTWFRDGQKVALPAHSSKEHAGKYTAWTTGHLGQKNFTVEVEVLGGRGTTNILNGYFLLGVVLIQMITWL from the exons ATGTTTGCTTCCGCTCGGCCAatcacgctgctgctgctgcttcacctgctCGGCTCAG TTACATCACTTTCCATTCAGACACCTGCTCCACCCATTCCGTCCCAAGTCTCCCCTCCCTCACCCGTCCCGTCAGATGTCCCGTCTTTCCCCTCGTCTGTCAGCGTCCCgccctccacccctccctccatcagcaGCGGCGGAGAGTCGGCCACAACAGCTCGATGCCCCCTGACCACGTCGCCCTCCACTGTGGTCGTCAG GTTTGCTGATCCGTTCACAGTCAACTGCTCTATACCAGTGATGGGATTCCCTGTCCTGGGCTGGGAATTCGAACTGGGGACAACCGCCATG CCGATTCCCGAGGCCACTCAGGGTCGTTTCCTGGTCTGGAGTGTGGACAGGATGACCGAGTGGAGCATCAAGCCCATGTGCTTCGCTCTGTTGGAGCAGGGACAGTGCCACATCGACCTCCCTGTGATCGTCTACA AGCCTCCAGACTTCGTCTCCATCAGCGTTGCCGATCACTCTGGGCCGATGTTGGAGGGTCGTGAGTACACTCTGCAGTGTGAGGTGCAGGACGTGGCTCCTGTGGGACGCCTCGCCGTGACCTTCTACAAGGGACAGTCGGCTCTGCGTCAACTGCAGTCCAACAACACGAAGAAGGAGCCAGTGACTGAGGTCTTCACTCTGGATATTATCCCCAGTAAAGAAGATAATGGAGCTCAGTACTGGTGTGAAGCTAAGCTGGAACTGGGACCAGACGGACCACAGCACCCTCCAGTGGTGACGTCAGAAAAACTGAATGCCACGATCCTCT TTGGTCCGAACCTCGTCTGTCCACCgaagctgcaggtgagagagggagagagtctgGCCTGTGAGGTGAGAGGGAACCCTCAGCCGTCAGTCACCTGGTTCAGGGACGGACAGAAGGTCGCCCTGCCTGCTCACTCGAGCAaagagcatgctgggaaatacaCGGCCTGGACAACAGGACATCTTGGACAGAAAAACTTTacagtggaggtggaggtcCTCGGTGGCAGAG
- the soul5l gene encoding DNA-directed RNA polymerase II subunit rpb1 — MTFTPVLGFLALVASAGGSVGPSTNSSFCTESKECLQFELVCKTDEYEVRHYSPTRWVSTDAEAYFMGVGAAMAFRRLFQYITGANDGGVQMDMTAPVLVKIPEETRMWEPAIYTLNFPLPAAYQDKPPAPTCDKLYFTEMPEMDVYVRSYGGWMLSVTSRLHSHMLTKELQRVRASYNHSYHYGVGYDSPLKLLNRHNEVWYVAEGEPVCTDPKEPTPAHTPRPTLTDSPTYPPSDPLPHTLSDSPALTPSNFSSYTAANSSSPTPSDPPARTPSDAPPSPSSHLPTDAGHPPSPSSHLPTDAGHPPSPSSHLPTDAGHPPSPSSHLPTDAGHPPTTVQIPLDPTTNSSDAASPSLEPLSDAALWNSTAHSSVDPQTDSSPAVEPENAH, encoded by the exons AT GACTTTCACCCCAGTGTTAGGGTTTCTGGCCCTCGTGGCTTCGGCTGGAGGAAGTGTTGG GCCGAGCACCAACAGCAGCTTCTGCACAGAGTCAAAGGAATGTCTCCAGTTTGAGCTCGTCTGCAAAACAGATGAATATGAG gtgcgACACTACAGCCCCACACGCTGGGTGTCCACTGATGCCGAAGCGTATTTCATGGGAGTGGGCGCCGCCATGGCTTTCAGGAGACTTTTCCAGTACATCACTGGAGCCAATGATGGAG gcgTCCAGATGGACATGACTGCTCCCGTCCTGGTCAAGATCCCAGAGGAGACCAGGATGTGGGAGCCGGCGATCTACACGCTGAACTTCCCGCTGCCGGCCGCCTATCAGGACAAACCCCCCGCACCCACCTGTGACAAG CTGTATTTCACGGAGATGCCGGAGATGGACGTGTACGTGAGGAGCTACGGAGGCTGGATGCTGTCGGTCACCTCCAGGCTTCACTCCCACATGCTGACCAAAGAGCTGCAGAGGGTTCGAGCCTCGTACAACCACAGCTACCACTACGGAGTCGGCTACGACAG tCCCTTGAAGCTGTTGAACAGGCACAACGAGGTGTGGTATGTGGCCGAGGGGGAGCCAGTTTGCACAGATCCAAAGGAACCGACCCCCGCTCACACACCCAGGCCGACTCTGACCGACTCGCCCACGTACCCTCCGTCCGaccctctccctcacacactctctgactCCCCCGCACTCACCCCCTCCAACTTCTCCTCCTACACAGCAGCCAACTCCTCGTCACCAACGCCGTCTGACCCGCCTGCTCGCACCCCATCCGACGCTCCTCCCAGTCCCTCATCCCACCTGCCCACAGACGCCGGCCATCCTCCCAGTCCCTCATCCCACCTGCCCACAGACGCCGGCCATCCTCCCAGTCCCTCATCCCACCTGCCCACAGACGCCGGCCATCCTCCCAGTCCCTCATCCCACCTGCCCACAGACGCCGGCCATCCTCCCACCACCGTCCAGATCCCACTGGACCCAACGACCAACTCCTCCGACGCCGCGAGCCCTTCCCTGGAGCCCCTGTCGGACGCTGCCCTGTGGAACAGCACGGCCCACAGCTCAGTGGACCCACAGACTGACAGCAGCCCTGCGGTGGAGCCAGAAAACGCTCATTAA